Within the Roseicitreum antarcticum genome, the region GCAGGCTGGGCATCGCGGCGCGCTGTCGCCTGACGCGCCAGGCGCAGACGCCGATGCCGATGCCGATGCCGACGCCCCTGTGCCGGAGATGATGAAATGAACAATGCTGTGCAAATTCAGGCCCGGAATGCCGAGGTTGAAACCCCGGATGCCCCCACCATCCGCCCGCTGTTGCAGGTGGACCGGCTGACGAAATTCTACGGCGGGCACATCGGCTGCGCGGATGTGTCCTTTGAGCTGTGGCCCGGCGAGGTCATGGGCATCGTCGGCGAAAGCGGGTCGGGCAAATCAACGCTGCTGTCCTGCCTTGCGGGCCATATCGCGCCCGATTCAGGGCGGGTCATGTTCGATACCCGTGAAGGTGCTCTGCGCGACACCGTCACCATGTCCGAACCCGAACGCCGGATGCTGGGCCGCACCGACTGGGCTTTCGTGCACCAGAACCCGCGCGACGGGCTGCGCATGGGCGTCAGCGCGGGTGGCAATGTGGGCGAACGCCTGATGGCGGTCGGCGCGCGGCACTATGGCGATATCCGCGCGGCGGCAACCGACTGGCTGGGCCGGGTCGAGATTGATACGGGCCGGGTGGATGACCGCCCGCGCACCTTCTCGGGCGGGATGCAGCAACGCTTGCAGATCGCGCGCAATCTGGTCACCGGGCCACGGCTGGTGTTCATGGACGAACCGACGGGCGGCCTTGATGTTTCGGTGCAGGCGCGGCTTCTGGACCTGATGCGTGGCCTTGTGCGCGACCTTGGCCTGTCGGCCGTGGTGGTGACGCATGACCTGGCGGTGGTGCGGCTGCTGGCGCACCGGCTGATGGTGATGAAGGGCGGCCATGTGGTCGAGGCCGGGTTGACCGATCAGGTGCTGGACGATCCGCAGCATCCCTATACGCAACTTCTGGTCAGTTCGGTGTTGCAGGTATGACGTGGCTGGGCGCAAACTGGTACTTTGGGCGCGGCGCGGTGTTTTCAGCATCGCACACCTTTGGGTTGTGCGGGGCCGAAAAGGAGAATGTCATACCCCTGTCACCTCTTGGGGTCACTGAAGGCTGCGGACAGCCGCGCGGCAGGCAATTCAATGGAAGGGGCACAAGATGATCGTCGTCAAGGATGTGGCCAAGGCCTTCACGCTGCACAATCAGGGTGGCGCGCGTATCCCCGTCATGCAAGGCGCGGATCTGCATGTCAGGCCGGGTGAATGTGTGGCGCTGACCGGCGCGTCGGGGGCGGGGAAATCCACGCTGATGCGCATGATCTGGGGCAATTACCGCATTGATGCGGGGTCTGTTCAGGTCGCGGGGGTAGAGCTGGCGGGCGCCGAGGCGCGCACCGTGCTGGATCTGCGCCGACGTCAGATGGGCTATGTCAGCCAGTTCCTGCGCGTGGTGCCCCGCGTGCCGACGCTGGATGTGGTGGCCGAACCCCTGCTGGCCGTGGGGGTCGCGGCTGACGAAGCGCGGGCCCGGGCACGCGAGCTTCTGGCCCGCGTGAACATTCCACCGACGCTGTGGGACCTGTCGCCCACCACCTTTTCGGGTGGCGAGCAACAGCGCGTGAACATTGCGCGCGGCTTCATCCATCCGGTGCCTGTGCTCCTGCTGGATGAGCCGACGGCCAGTCTGGACGGCGCGAACCGCGACACGGTGCTGCACCTGATCCTGGAGGCCAAGGCGCGCGGCGCGGCTATCCTGGGCATTTTCCACGATGAGGCGGCGCGCAATGTGGTCTGCGACCGCAATGTGGATGTGCGCGGCTTTGCCCCGAACGCGGCGGCGCCTGCGGCCCAGGTGCCCGCATGACAGATCCTCGATGGCGCGCGGCAAATGGACGGGGCGCGGATGGGCTTGGCGCAGGCGCAGCGCAGCGCAGGGCATCCGCATCCTCCCCCGTTGCGCCTGAGTCCAGCGTCAGTGGCAACACCGGGACATCGGCCAACGGGGGGGGGCCGGGGCCAGCCTCGGACGTTGGGAGCGGCAGCGCCCTCCCGCAGTCGCGGTTCGCACCGACCGCGCCGCGCGCCAATGGGCGCCTGGTTGCGGTGGTCGGCCCTTCGGGTGCGGGCAAGGATACCATTCTGGCCGGTGTGCTGGCCGCGCGCCCCGATCTGGTGCTGGCGCGCCGCGTCATCACCCGCCCGTCCAGTGCGGGGGGCGAGGACTTTGAGGGCGTGACGGCGGCTGAATTCGAGACCCGGCTGGCGCTGGGTCTTTTTGCGTTTCATTGGCGCGCGCATGGGCTGTGCTACGGCATTCCGTGCAGCATCGACGTCGACCTGGCGGCGGGGCGGCTGGTGCTGTTCAACGGCTCGCGTTCGGCATTGCCGGGCATCCGCGCGATCTATCCCCGGGTGGAGGTCATCGTGATCACCGCGCCCGCCGGCGTGCTGGCGGAACGGCTGGCTGCGCGCGGCCGCGAACGCCCCCGCGATATCGAGGCCCGTCTGCGCCGCGCCTTGCTGCCCCCGCCGCCCGGGGCGCGTGAAGTGGTGAATGACACCACCCCCGCTTTAGGTGTCGCGCGGTTTCTGGAAGCCCTCAACGCCCCAGCGGCAGCCGGGTAATCAGATGGAAAGCGCCGTCCGTATCCTCGCCAAAAACCGAAAGATCGGTCATCATCTGCGGTGTGCCGGTCGCGGGCGCCATCCAGTCTTGCACGGCGGCGCGGATGGGTACGACCTCGGCATCCGACAGTTTGCCCGTGCAGGTGACGTGAAAGCGGAATTCATCCAGCACATAGGGGTAGCCCCATTGGCGCAGCAACATGTCTTGCTGCGGGGTCAGGGGCGTGGCGCGCCGGCGCGCCATCTCGGCCGCGTTCAGCGGTGCTCGGAACATGTCCAGCGCGGTGACCACGCGCGCGGCAACGGTTTCCAGCGCGGGGGTCTGCACCTCGGGGATCAGCGCCAGGAAGGGACCCAGCGCCCGCACCCGCAGCATCCCGAGGTTCACCGGCGCCATGGCGGCGGCGATGTCGGTCGCGGCTGTCAGGAACGTGTCGTAGCTCTGTCCATGCGCCAGCCGGAAAGGCGGCTTCAGCGTGCCGTGCATCCCGTATTTGCGCGGGGTCTCGGTGATCTCGGCCAGCGGGCGGGGCAGGCCGCCGATGGTGGGCTGATCTGCCGCGCAGCCCGCATCCACATCCCATCCCAGCCATTGTGCGCCCCGTGTTGCCAGTTCGGACCCTGCGGGCGGGGTGTAATAGATCGCATAACGCTGAAATTCCATGGGCATCGGCTTTGTTCCTGTGGTGTATTTATGTTCCTTGTATGCCGTGGGTCTGTCACAGGGCGATGACATTTTCCAGCGCTGCTGCTCCTCGAATGACCCGCCGACCGTATCGCTAAAGTTGTCCGTCCGATCCGACCTGAACGCAACCGTCCGAAATCCAGAAGCGACAAGAAAGAAAACTGCATGACTGACACGATCCTGGGCAACGCCCGCATCATCTTGCCGACCGAGATTGTGGAGGGCAGCCTCGTGCTGCGGGCGGGCAAGATCGCCGCGATTGAGCCCGGCCCCACCCGCCACGCAGGCGCCATCGACTGTCATGGCGATTACGTCGCGCCGGGGCTGGTGGAACTGCATACGGACAATCTGGAACGCCACATGACACCGCGCCCCGGCGTCGACTGGCCGCATGCCAATGCGATCATTGCCCATGATGCCGAACTGGCGGGCGTGGGGATCACCACGGTGTTCGACGCGCTGCGCATCGGGTCCGAGGTGATGGTGTCGGCCGGCAAGCCGCGCTACAACGCCTATGCCCGCAAGATGGCGTCCGAGATTTTGCAGATGCGCGCCAAGGGTGCGCTGCGCATCAGCCATTTCCTGCACCTTCGCGCCGAGATCTGTTCCGAGACCCTGCCCGAGGAGATCGACGCCTTCACCGCCGAGGAACGCATCGGCATCGTCAGCCTGATGGACCATACACCGGGGCAGCGGCAGTTTTCCGATCTGACGCAGCTGCGCACCTACATGAAGGGCAAGCATCAGATGAGCGATGCGGAATTCGACGCCCATATCGCGCGGCGGCAGGGGCTGGGCGACCGGGTGCGCGCGGCGCATACTGCGGCAGCGGTGACGGGTGCGGCGCGGCTGGGCGCGATCCTGGCCAGCCATGACGATACGACTGCCGCGCATGTGGCGACCTCGCACGCACATGGCGTGCGGATCGCCGAGTTTCCCACAACGCTGGAGGCCGCGCGCGCCTGCCATGCGGCGGGGATAGCGGTGATGATGGGCGCGCCGAACCTGATCCGGGGCGGGTCGCATTCGGGCAATGTGGCGGCGTCCGAACTGGCGGCGGCGGGGGTGCTGGACATCATGTCGTCGGATTACATCCCGGCGGCGTTGCTGATGGCGGCGGTGGCTTTGGGCGAACAGGCTGGTGACATGGCTTACGGCATGCGCACGGTCACCCAGGCCCCCGCGCGTGCGACCGGGCTGGACGACCGTGGCGCCATCGCGTTGGGGCTGCGCGCCGATGTGATCCGCTTTGGTGTTGTGAGCGGCGCCGCCGTGGTGCGCGGCACCTGGGCGCAAGGGCAGCGGGTCGCTTAAGCGGCAGGCCTGCCGGGCGGATGGGATCTGCCTTGGTCCAGTTGGATTGGCCCCTGTGGGTCGGGCCTCGCGCGGATGGGGTTGTGATAGTGCGGATAGCTTCGCGCAGGGGCGGCGACGCGTTGCCACGCTGCGCCAGACCTGACGGGCAGGGTGGCGCCCCCCTCCCATGCCCCCCTAACGCCGGGGCATGTCTGCGGGGCGCAGGGCGCGTTTCTGGGCGGCAATTCGGAACGGGGCGTTCGGCGCGCCGTAGCCTTGATAGGCCCCGCACCGCTGCACCACCTCGAAGAACAGCCCGTCGGGCCGGGTGGTGGAATAGAGCTGGAAGAACTGCCCGCCCGCATCCTCATCATAAAGTACGTTGCACGCCCGCATGCGCGCCGTCAGCTCTGCATCGAGGCCGAAGCGTGCCTCAACATCCGCATAATAGTTCTCGCCGATCTGCAACACCGGAAAGCCGCCTGCTGCCAGTGCCCGGGCGGTAGCGAAGATGTCATCGGTCGAAAAGGCGATATGCTGGACGGAGGAGCCGAAGGTATCCTCGATGAACCGGCCCGCCAGGGTGCGCCGTGCTTCGGCCCCGTTGAGGGTGACGCGCAGCGCCCCCGCCTGCACAGCCTGCGACCGTACCAGCCCGTCGGGATCGGCCACATCGACCATGGGCGCGCGCGTGGCGTCAAACAGGGCATGGTAGAACAGCGACCAACTGAGCATCTCATCATGCGCCATGGTCTGGGCGATATGGTCGATATGGATTAGCCCTGCGCCGGGCGGGAAGGGCGTGTTCATGGCGTCGGTTGCAGGATCGACCGCGCCAGTCGCCACGGTGCCAGTCGCCACGGTGCCAGTAGCCACGGTGCCTGTGGCGGGCGCTATCGTTTGAGCGACCGGGCGCGCAGCCGCGCCATCCGGGCCGGATGCTGGGTCGGATGGTGCCGTGAGATCAAGCGCTTCGGCGAAATCCACCTGCCAGATGCGCGACAGATCGGGGCTGTTGTCCAACAGCCGCAGCACGCTGCCACCGACGCCGCGAATGGCGGGGATTTGCAGCTCTTGCGCCGCAATAGCATCTGCATGGGCGGGAATGCCCAGTGCCGCTGCCCGGGCCTGCGTTGCGCGGGCATCCGGGACCGAAAGTGCGATCTCGGACACGGTGGTGCCATGCGTCAGGTAGCTGGTCTGCGCAAAGCCCTGGGTTTCGGTATTGACCAGCAGGTTCACCGTGCCCTGTTGCCAGCGTGTCACCGACTTCGAGCGGTGCTGCGCTGTCGGCCGGAAGCCCGCCGCGCGCAAGAAGCCTTCCAGCGCCGGGGCCTCGGCCTGTGCCGTGGCGAATTCCACGAAGGCCACGCCGTCCACCGGGGCGGGTGGGGCAAAGGCGGGCAGGGCGGTGGGCAACGCGGGTTCTGCCCGGCGCACGCGGTCCATCAGGTCGATCAGACTGCGGTAGCCATCTTGCGCGATCAGGCGCGGCAGCCCGGCGCGGAATTGGTCGTTGAAGATCTCCAGGCTCAGCGGGCCGCTGTAGCCGGTCGCGGTGACGGCGCGCATGAAGCCTGCGACATCCAGATCGCCCTCGCCGGGCATGTTGCGGAAATGGCGCGACCAATACAGCAGATCCATCGGGATTGCGGGCGCATCGGCCAGTTGCACATAGAAGATGCGGTCGCCGGGAATGGCGCGGATGCTTTCGGGCGACAGCCCGCGTCCCAACGTGTGGAAACTGTCGAGGACCAGACCCACCCGGTCGTGATCTGCGCGGCGGACCACCTCCCAGGCGTCGCGGTGGTCGTTGATGTAGCGGCCCCAGGCCAGCGCCTCGAAGCCGACGCGCACGCCGTGGGCGGCGGCCAGATCGCCCAGTTCGGCAAAGTCCCCGGCCATGCGGTCAATGCCGCCCAGTGCTGCGGGGTGGACGCTGGAACACACCAGGATCAGGTCGGTGCCAAGCTCGTTCATCAAGTCGAACTTGCGCGCGGCGCGGGCGAAGGCGCGGGCGCGATAGGGCTCTGGCAGGGCCTCGAAATCGCGGAAGGGCTGGAACAGGTCGATCTTCAGCCCGTGGTCGCGTACCATCGCTCCCACCTGACGCGGTGACAGGTCAGAGGCGACGAAATCTTGCTCGAAAATCTCGATCCCGTCGAAACCCGCGCCGGCGATGGCCTCCAGCTTCTCGGCCAGGGTGCCTGAGATCGAGACGGTCGCGATGGAGGTCTTCAAGGTCGTCTGCATGGCGGGGCCTTTGGGTTAAAGAGGTTCGAGTGAGACGGGGCAGCTTGATGTTACCCCGGAAAGATCAGCCAGAGCAGGGCCGAGACAGTCGCAAAAGACGCTACCGTTGCCAGGATCAGCGCGGTGGCGGCAAGCGCCTCATGCCCCCAGCGCTGCCCGAACAGGCCGTAGATCGACATCATCGGCACCGCGGCGAGGATGACGCCTGACAGCAACAGCGCGTCGGGCACACTACCCAGTAGTGATAGGATGCCCAGCACCGCCAACGGATGCAAGACCAGTTTGCCCGCGACCACCAGCGCGATGGGCATGCGCACCGGCGCGAAGGACAGTGCGGCCACCGTGCCGCCGACCGCCAACAGGGCCACAGGCGCCGCGATTACCGCCAGCATGTTCAGCGTCTGCGCCACCGGCCCCTGCGGCATCCCGCCCATGGTGGCAACCGCGCCGCCCGCCACCACCGCGATGATCAGCGGGTTGGTCAGCATGGGGCGGATCAGCACCGCCCACAGGCCGCGCCCGCCCGCCCGGTCGGCGATCAGCATGGCCAGCGGCATCATCACCACGTTTTCGACCAGCAGCGCCATGGTGAAGGCCTGCAAGGCAACATCGCCCATGACCATCGCCGCGATGGGGTAGCCCATGAAGGCGCTGTTGGAGGACGACATGCCCAGCCCCATCAGCACCTGCACCCCGCGCGGCTGGTTCAGCACATGGCGCGCCAGTGCCAGCCCCGCGCCGAACACGAGCAGCGAGGCAACGAGGTAGCCGCCCAGAAAATCCCAGCGAAAGGTCTGGGACAGGGGCGTGCCCGAGATATTGACGAAGATCGTCACCGGCATGCAGATCCGCATGGCGATGCGTCCCAGCGCGCGCACGTCATCCGCCGTCACATAGCCGGTCTTCACCGCAACATAGCCGGTCGCGATGATAAGGTAGATCGGCAGGGTCAGGGCGAAGATCTGGATCATGGGGAATGCGGGGCGCGCGCACAGGCCTATGGCTGGCGGCGCCCCTTATGCCTTCTGCTTGCGTTGCGTGTGCCTTATGCCCCGGCCTTCCATTTTTGCGCCAGCGCACGGGCGCCGCGCAGCAAGATTGCCTGATCCACATCGACGGCGGTGAACACGCTGCCCGCCGCCGCCGCACGTTCCAGAAGGTCTGGGTTCAACGACAGAAGGCCCGCTGGCAGGCCCGCGGCGGTGATCCGGCGGATACCGTCCAGCACCGCGTCTTGCACATCCGGGTGGTCGGGGTTGCCCGGATACCCCATCGAGGCTGCCAGATCAGCGGGGCCAATGAAGATGCCGTCAACGCCGGGCACTGCCGCGATCTCTTCGATATTGGTCAGCGCTTGCGCGGTTTCCACCTGCACCAGCAGGCAGATTTCCGCGTCGGCGCGGCTGGTATAGTCCGGGATCAGGCCAAAGCGGCTGGCGCGCGTGATGCCAGCGACGCCGCGCGTGCCATTCGGCGGGTAGCGCACGGCAGAGACAGCCTGTGCGGCCTCTGCCGCTGTCTGGACATACGGGATCAGAAAGGTCTGCGCGCCCGCATCCAGCAGGCGCTTCAGCTCTACCGCGTCATTCCAGCCCGGGCGCACGGCGGCATGGGTCGGGTAGGGGGCCACGGCCTGCAACATGCTTTGCACGGTCGGCATGTCCACGGTGGAATGTTCGGTGTCGATCAGCAGCCAGTCAAAGCCGCAGCTTGCCAGCGATTCGGCATGTACCGAGCCGCCGATGGCGCACCAGATGCCGATTTGCGGGGTGCGCGCGCGCAGCGCGGCCTTGAAGGGGTTGAGGGGCAGGTCCATGTCGCGTCCTTGATGTTAA harbors:
- a CDS encoding alpha-D-ribose 1-methylphosphonate 5-triphosphate diphosphatase — encoded protein: MTDTILGNARIILPTEIVEGSLVLRAGKIAAIEPGPTRHAGAIDCHGDYVAPGLVELHTDNLERHMTPRPGVDWPHANAIIAHDAELAGVGITTVFDALRIGSEVMVSAGKPRYNAYARKMASEILQMRAKGALRISHFLHLRAEICSETLPEEIDAFTAEERIGIVSLMDHTPGQRQFSDLTQLRTYMKGKHQMSDAEFDAHIARRQGLGDRVRAAHTAAAVTGAARLGAILASHDDTTAAHVATSHAHGVRIAEFPTTLEAARACHAAGIAVMMGAPNLIRGGSHSGNVAASELAAAGVLDIMSSDYIPAALLMAAVALGEQAGDMAYGMRTVTQAPARATGLDDRGAIALGLRADVIRFGVVSGAAVVRGTWAQGQRVA
- a CDS encoding HpcH/HpaI aldolase family protein — protein: MDLPLNPFKAALRARTPQIGIWCAIGGSVHAESLASCGFDWLLIDTEHSTVDMPTVQSMLQAVAPYPTHAAVRPGWNDAVELKRLLDAGAQTFLIPYVQTAAEAAQAVSAVRYPPNGTRGVAGITRASRFGLIPDYTSRADAEICLLVQVETAQALTNIEEIAAVPGVDGIFIGPADLAASMGYPGNPDHPDVQDAVLDGIRRITAAGLPAGLLSLNPDLLERAAAAGSVFTAVDVDQAILLRGARALAQKWKAGA
- the phnL gene encoding phosphonate C-P lyase system protein PhnL gives rise to the protein MIVVKDVAKAFTLHNQGGARIPVMQGADLHVRPGECVALTGASGAGKSTLMRMIWGNYRIDAGSVQVAGVELAGAEARTVLDLRRRQMGYVSQFLRVVPRVPTLDVVAEPLLAVGVAADEARARARELLARVNIPPTLWDLSPTTFSGGEQQRVNIARGFIHPVPVLLLDEPTASLDGANRDTVLHLILEAKARGAAILGIFHDEAARNVVCDRNVDVRGFAPNAAAPAAQVPA
- the phnK gene encoding phosphonate C-P lyase system protein PhnK, with protein sequence MRPLLQVDRLTKFYGGHIGCADVSFELWPGEVMGIVGESGSGKSTLLSCLAGHIAPDSGRVMFDTREGALRDTVTMSEPERRMLGRTDWAFVHQNPRDGLRMGVSAGGNVGERLMAVGARHYGDIRAAATDWLGRVEIDTGRVDDRPRTFSGGMQQRLQIARNLVTGPRLVFMDEPTGGLDVSVQARLLDLMRGLVRDLGLSAVVVTHDLAVVRLLAHRLMVMKGGHVVEAGLTDQVLDDPQHPYTQLLVSSVLQV
- a CDS encoding AEC family transporter, producing the protein MIQIFALTLPIYLIIATGYVAVKTGYVTADDVRALGRIAMRICMPVTIFVNISGTPLSQTFRWDFLGGYLVASLLVFGAGLALARHVLNQPRGVQVLMGLGMSSSNSAFMGYPIAAMVMGDVALQAFTMALLVENVVMMPLAMLIADRAGGRGLWAVLIRPMLTNPLIIAVVAGGAVATMGGMPQGPVAQTLNMLAVIAAPVALLAVGGTVAALSFAPVRMPIALVVAGKLVLHPLAVLGILSLLGSVPDALLLSGVILAAVPMMSIYGLFGQRWGHEALAATALILATVASFATVSALLWLIFPG
- the phnN gene encoding phosphonate metabolism protein/1,5-bisphosphokinase (PRPP-forming) PhnN, yielding MTDPRWRAANGRGADGLGAGAAQRRASASSPVAPESSVSGNTGTSANGGGPGPASDVGSGSALPQSRFAPTAPRANGRLVAVVGPSGAGKDTILAGVLAARPDLVLARRVITRPSSAGGEDFEGVTAAEFETRLALGLFAFHWRAHGLCYGIPCSIDVDLAAGRLVLFNGSRSALPGIRAIYPRVEVIVITAPAGVLAERLAARGRERPRDIEARLRRALLPPPPGAREVVNDTTPALGVARFLEALNAPAAAG
- a CDS encoding bifunctional sugar phosphate isomerase/epimerase/4-hydroxyphenylpyruvate dioxygenase family protein, whose product is MKTSIATVSISGTLAEKLEAIAGAGFDGIEIFEQDFVASDLSPRQVGAMVRDHGLKIDLFQPFRDFEALPEPYRARAFARAARKFDLMNELGTDLILVCSSVHPAALGGIDRMAGDFAELGDLAAAHGVRVGFEALAWGRYINDHRDAWEVVRRADHDRVGLVLDSFHTLGRGLSPESIRAIPGDRIFYVQLADAPAIPMDLLYWSRHFRNMPGEGDLDVAGFMRAVTATGYSGPLSLEIFNDQFRAGLPRLIAQDGYRSLIDLMDRVRRAEPALPTALPAFAPPAPVDGVAFVEFATAQAEAPALEGFLRAAGFRPTAQHRSKSVTRWQQGTVNLLVNTETQGFAQTSYLTHGTTVSEIALSVPDARATQARAAALGIPAHADAIAAQELQIPAIRGVGGSVLRLLDNSPDLSRIWQVDFAEALDLTAPSDPASGPDGAAARPVAQTIAPATGTVATGTVATGTVATGAVDPATDAMNTPFPPGAGLIHIDHIAQTMAHDEMLSWSLFYHALFDATRAPMVDVADPDGLVRSQAVQAGALRVTLNGAEARRTLAGRFIEDTFGSSVQHIAFSTDDIFATARALAAGGFPVLQIGENYYADVEARFGLDAELTARMRACNVLYDEDAGGQFFQLYSTTRPDGLFFEVVQRCGAYQGYGAPNAPFRIAAQKRALRPADMPRR
- a CDS encoding DUF1045 domain-containing protein, with the protein product MPMEFQRYAIYYTPPAGSELATRGAQWLGWDVDAGCAADQPTIGGLPRPLAEITETPRKYGMHGTLKPPFRLAHGQSYDTFLTAATDIAAAMAPVNLGMLRVRALGPFLALIPEVQTPALETVAARVVTALDMFRAPLNAAEMARRRATPLTPQQDMLLRQWGYPYVLDEFRFHVTCTGKLSDAEVVPIRAAVQDWMAPATGTPQMMTDLSVFGEDTDGAFHLITRLPLGR